CATGGGCCGCAACATCTTTCAGTCCGACAGCCCCCTCGGCATGATCAAGGCGGTCAACGCCGTCGTGCACGGCAACGCCTCGGTAGACGACGCCTATGCCGTCTATATGGACGAGAAAGCTGTCAGCGGCATCACCGGTCCGGGCGTCGGCTCCGTCGACGACCAGAAGAAGATCTAGTCCCCACCCGAACGAGCCACCCTAGCCGAGAGGCGCGCCAGATGCTTGAGACCAACCGCGTCGCGGTCTACTACAACAACGCCGATGTCCGCATCGCCGAGCAGCCCATCCCTGCGATCGGTCCCGGCGAGACGCTCGTGCGCATCCACGCGAGCGGCATCTGCGGCTCCGACGTACTCGAGTGGTACCGAGTGCCCAAGGCGCCCATCGTCTTGGGTCACGAGGTCGCAGGCGAGGTCGTGGCGATTGGCGAGGGCGTGCGCAACGTCGCGGTGGGCGATCGCGTCGTGCTGAGCCACCACGTGCCCGATAACACCTGCCGATACTGCCTGACCGGCAACCACACCGCGTGCCACACGCTGCACACCACCAACTTCGATCCCGGTGGGTTCGCCCAGTACGTACGCATGCCCGCGCTCCAAACGGACCGCGGCATCCTCAAGCTGCCCGACAACGTCACCTTCGAGCAGGGCAGCTTCGTCGAGCCGCTCGCGTGCGTGGTGCGCGCGCAGACGCGTTCCGGCGTGCGCCCGGGCTCGACCGTACTCGTGATGGGCAGCGGCATCAGCGGGCTGCTCCACATCCGCCTCGCGCTTGCGCTGGGGGCTGGCCGAGTCTTCGCCACAGACGTCAGCGAGTACCGACTCGACTGGGCTCGCCGCAGCGGCGCCGTGGCATTCGACGCGATCGCAGCGGGCGACAAGCTCCCCGAGATGCTGCGAGCGGCCAACGACGGCAACCTCGCCGACCTCGTCATCTTGGGCACCGGTGCGCCGAGCGCCATCGACCAAGGCATCGCCTGCCTCGACAACGGTGCGACCTTCGTAGTCTTCGCTGTCCCGGCTCCCGGCCAGGACCACCCCATGCCACTCAACGATCTGTGGCGCCGAGAAGTCATCGTGCGCACCGCTTACGGCGCCGCGCCGGCCGACCTCGCGATGGCGCTTGACTTGATCGCCAGTGGCCGAGTAGAGGTCACGGACCTCATCACCCATCGCCTGCCGCTGGACCAAGCGCAGGAAGGCTTCCAGCTCGTGGCGAATGCAGGGGAGAGCGTGAAGGTCGTGCTGGAGCCGTAGGGCGAGATGGCTCGCACGCTCGGAGCGCTTTTTCGGGTT
This genomic stretch from Coriobacteriia bacterium harbors:
- a CDS encoding alcohol dehydrogenase catalytic domain-containing protein, with amino-acid sequence MLETNRVAVYYNNADVRIAEQPIPAIGPGETLVRIHASGICGSDVLEWYRVPKAPIVLGHEVAGEVVAIGEGVRNVAVGDRVVLSHHVPDNTCRYCLTGNHTACHTLHTTNFDPGGFAQYVRMPALQTDRGILKLPDNVTFEQGSFVEPLACVVRAQTRSGVRPGSTVLVMGSGISGLLHIRLALALGAGRVFATDVSEYRLDWARRSGAVAFDAIAAGDKLPEMLRAANDGNLADLVILGTGAPSAIDQGIACLDNGATFVVFAVPAPGQDHPMPLNDLWRREVIVRTAYGAAPADLAMALDLIASGRVEVTDLITHRLPLDQAQEGFQLVANAGESVKVVLEP